The Arvicola amphibius chromosome 11, mArvAmp1.2, whole genome shotgun sequence genome has a segment encoding these proteins:
- the LOC119826186 gene encoding antigen-presenting glycoprotein CD1d-like encodes MWYLLLFWVFPWVWLQSEAQQKNFPFCCLQTSSFPNSSCSSTNGLAWLGDLQTHRWSNASDTIDFVKPWSRGKFSDQQWEHLQRIFQVYRFSFTRDVQEFVKMVPNIHYPIEIQLSAGCDAYSENASENFLYAAYQGEYILSFQGTSFQKAPDAPPWTELVIKVLNGDPGTTETAQWLLYDICPKFVHGLLEAGTPELEKQEKPVAWLSSGLSPKHGHLQLVCHVSGFYPKPVWVMWMQGEQEQNSTQRSDYLPNADETWYLRATLDVEAGKEAGLACCVKHSSLGGQDITLYWDGRHLSLGIIIVLVLLVVLLLICAVIGFVIYTKKRCSYQDIL; translated from the exons ATGTGGTACCTACTGTTGTTTTGGGTGTTCCCGTGGGTCTGGCTACAATCAGAAG CCCAGCAAAAGAATTTCCCCTTCTGCTGCTTGCAGACctcttccttcccaaacagtaGTTGCTCAAGCACGAATGGCTTGGCCTGGCTGGGGGATCTGCAAACACACCGGTGGAGCAATGCTTCAGACACCATTGACTTCGTGAAGCCTTGGTCCCGGGGCAAATTCAGTGACCAACAGTGGGAGCACTTGCAGCGCATATTTCAAGTTTATCGATTCAGCTTTACCAGGGACGTACAGGAATTTGTCAAAATGGTGCCTAATATACACT ATCCCATTGAGATCCAGTTGTCTGCTGGGTGTGACGCATACTCTGAAAACGCTTCAGAAAACTTTTTATATGCAGCATATCAAGGAGAATATATCCTGAGTTTTCAGGGAACTTCCTTTCAGAAGGCCCCAGATGCCCCACCTTGGACAGAGTTGGTCATTAAAGTGCTCAATGGTGATCCTGGGACAACGGAAACAGCACAATGGCTTCTGTATGACATCTGCCCCAAGTTTGTCCATGGTCTACTGGAGGCAGGGACGCCAGAGCTAGAGAAACAAG AGAAGCCTGTGGCCTGGTTGTCCAGTGGCCTCAGTCCTAAACATGGTCATCTACAGTTGGTGTGTCATGTCTCTGGCTTCTACCCAAAGCCTGTGTGGGTGATGTGGATGCAGGGTGAGCAGGAGCAAAATAGTACTCAGAGGAGTGACTACCTGCCCAATGCTGATGAAACATGGTATCTCCGAGCAACCCTGGATGTGGAGGCTGGAAAGgaggctggcctggcctgctgCGTGAAACATAGCAGTCTAGGAGGACAGGATATCACCCTCTATTGGG ATGGCCGACATTTATCCTTGGGTATTATCATCGTTCTAGTACTACTAGTAGTACTATTATTAATATGTGCTGTAATTGGTTTTGTGATCTACACCAAAAAGCGCTG cTCCTATCAAGACATCCTGTAG